A part of Biomphalaria glabrata chromosome 3, xgBioGlab47.1, whole genome shotgun sequence genomic DNA contains:
- the LOC106062172 gene encoding galactosylgalactosylxylosylprotein 3-beta-glucuronosyltransferase 3-like gives MKINRMFSARKFLCIFIVIFTFLFAILVSDLWHECDKEELIATKNLLKKYASQIQELRNELKKNEFQQPSFYLRRSRPSTWLKSLPVIYLITPTHARLEQKAELTRLSHTLLHVPNIHWIIIEDSSEKTALVQNFLNRTNLSFTHLYVPTPPEYKMSQEDPNWLKPRGVLQRNAGLDWLRNNTSPSHAGVVYFADDDNTYSLKIFEEMRYTKKVSVWPVGLVGYLRYERPIVNNGKVTAWYTYWKPNRPFAMDMAGFAINLKLVHKYPEAKFSNAVQRGFQESTMLTKMQLTLDDLEPKANMCTEVLVWHTRTEKSRTKNEEKMVKLYGTGSDPNIEV, from the exons ATGAAAATAAATCGTATGTTCtctgctagaaaatttttatgCATTTTCATCGTCATCTTCACTTTTCTATTTGCTATATTGGTCAGTGATTTGT GGCATGAATGTGATAAAGAAGAGCTTATTGCCACCaagaatttgttaaaaaaatatgctaGCCAGATTCAAGAATTAAGGAATGAGCTGAAGAAAAATGAGTTTCAACAGCCATCATTCTATTTGCGACGGAGCAGACCATCCACCTGGTTGAAATCATTGCCTGTTATCTATCTCATCACTCCAACTCATGCCAGGCTGGAACAGAAGGCAGAGCTAACAAGACTAAGCCATACTCTACTCCATGTGCCAAACATTCACTGGATCATCATCGAAGATTCCTCTGAGAAAACAGCCCTAGTGCAGAACTTTCTCAATAGGACTAATTTATCTTTTACTCATCTCTATGTTCCCACACCACCAGAATATAAAATGTCTCAAGAAGATCCCAATTGGCTGAAGCCCCGGGGCGTGCTGCAACGTAACGCTGGTCTAGATTGGCTGAGAAACAACACATCCCCTAGTCATGCTGGTGTTGTTTACTTTGCTGATGACGACAACACGTATAGCTTAAAAATTTTTGAAGAA ATGAGGTATACCAAGAAAGTCTCAGTCTGGCCAGTAGGTCTTGTTGGATATCTACGTTATGAACGCCCCATAGTGAACAATGGAAAG GTTACAGCCTGGTACACTTATTGGAAACCTAATCGACCATTTGCAATGGACATGGCAGGGTTTGCCATTAACCTTAAGCTGGTTCACAAATATCCAGAAGCTAAATTTTCTAATGCTGTTCAAAGAGGTTTTCAAGAATCCACGATGTTAACAAAAATGCAGTTGACTCTAGATGATTTAGAGCCTAAAGCAAACATGTGCACAGAG GTTCTAGTGTGGCACACAAGAACAGAAAAGAGTAGAACTAAAAATGAAGAGAAGATGGTCAAACTGTATGGCACAGGTTCAGATCCAAATATTGAAGTTTGA
- the LOC106075988 gene encoding vesicle transport through interaction with t-SNAREs homolog 1B-like has translation MSSEKFESLEDDLNLLIDNLKSCERNLSNSSGEERKSLLRKVEKKLEEANLTLHELESEAKLAPVNYRTQMLGKIRHYRNDIEHYSRIMKRGYNAGAGGVDNSGFDREERLESSNRAKLLQGHQSLQRATESIARSHQIAAETDQIGVEIIDELGQQRETLVKTRDRLTETDANLVKSRQILKGMLRRMMTDKMILGVFILIELACLGGVIYWKFFS, from the exons ATGTCGTCTGAAAAGTTTGAGTCATTAGAGGATGATTTAAATTTGTTAATAGATAATCTTAAATCATGCGAACGCAACTTGTCAAATTCAAGTGGAG aagagagaaagagccTGTTACGAAAAGTTGAAAAGAAACTCGAAGAAGCCAATTTAACT cttCATGAATTGGAAAGTGAAGCTAAACTTGCGCCTGTGAACTACAGGACTCAGATGCTTGGTAAAATTAGGCATTACAGGAATGATATAGAACATTATTCAAGAATCATG AAACGAGGCTATAATGCAGGAGCTGGTGGGGTTGACAATTCAGGCTTTGATAGAGAAGAG AGACTTGAAAGCTCGAATCGAGCTAAGCTGTTACAGGGGCACCAGTCTCTTCAGAGAGCCACTGAAAGTATTGCAAGGTCACATCAGATAGCTGCAGAAACAGATCAGATAGGTGTAGAGATTATAGATGAACTGGGTCAGCAGAGAGAGACTCTAGTGAAGACTAGAGATAGG ttgacagaaacagatgccaaTCTTGTTAAAAGTCGACAAATTTTAAAAGGAATGTTAAGGAg AATGATGACAGACAAGATGATCCTTGGTGTGTTTATACTTATTGAGTTAGCATGTCTAGGAGGTGTTATTTATTGGAAGTTTTTCAGCTGA